Proteins from one Paenibacillus sp. genomic window:
- a CDS encoding Dabb family protein has product MIQRTVLLKFAETTTEEQMQEVVTRFTALKSAIDGIVEIHAGRNIAERSKEFQVVLMVRFADRAALEAYTVNEQHQAVAAFIREVGRLDSIGVDIEL; this is encoded by the coding sequence ATGATTCAACGCACCGTACTGCTCAAGTTCGCGGAGACGACGACCGAGGAGCAGATGCAGGAAGTCGTTACGCGATTCACAGCCTTGAAGAGCGCGATCGACGGCATCGTGGAAATTCACGCCGGCCGCAATATCGCCGAGCGGAGCAAAGAGTTCCAAGTCGTCTTGATGGTCCGCTTCGCCGACCGCGCCGCGCTCGAGGCGTATACCGTCAACGAGCAGCACCAAGCGGTCGCGGCGTTCATCCGCGAAGTCGGCCGTCTGGACAGCATCGGCGTAGATATCGAATTGTAA
- a CDS encoding sugar ABC transporter permease, which yields MELKRAQEAVATGTQTGFLQEARGLLKTNIREYGMYIALFVIMLTFTIMTDGLFMSSRNISNLLDATGYIAVLAVGMTLVIVIRHIDLSVGFAAGFMGAIAAIMLTQMGVPVVITIPVILALGVVLGLVNGVLVAKIGIPSFVATLAGWLFYRGALLQITEKSGTIIIKDEHFNAIGNGFIPSLAVVNGLHLLSLLLGLAGIALYIYSEVAARRNKLKYQFEVVSTPIFVLKLVFVSAIIAYITWILAGYNGFSWTVVIMLLVVVVYHFFTTRTVIGRHIYAVGSNPEAAHLSGINVKKITYIVFGSMGMLSALCGILFTSRLQSATTTAGTLFELDAVAAAYVGGVSSAGGVGKVTGAIIGAIVMASLSSGMNLLGVGISYQYMIRGGVLAAAVIFDVMTRKKRG from the coding sequence ATGGAATTGAAACGTGCGCAGGAGGCCGTTGCGACCGGGACGCAGACAGGCTTCCTTCAAGAAGCCCGTGGATTACTCAAGACGAATATCCGCGAATACGGCATGTACATCGCCTTGTTCGTGATCATGCTTACCTTTACGATCATGACGGACGGACTGTTTATGTCCTCCCGAAATATAAGCAACTTGTTGGATGCGACGGGGTATATTGCCGTGCTCGCCGTCGGCATGACCCTCGTCATCGTTATTCGGCATATCGACTTGTCCGTCGGCTTCGCGGCGGGATTCATGGGCGCGATCGCGGCCATAATGCTTACGCAAATGGGCGTGCCCGTCGTGATTACGATCCCGGTCATTTTGGCGCTCGGCGTCGTCCTCGGTTTGGTCAACGGGGTGCTCGTCGCGAAAATCGGCATTCCGTCGTTCGTGGCGACGCTGGCGGGTTGGCTTTTTTACCGGGGCGCCCTGCTGCAAATTACGGAGAAGTCCGGAACGATCATCATTAAGGACGAACATTTCAACGCGATCGGCAACGGGTTCATTCCGTCGCTCGCGGTCGTGAACGGGCTGCATCTGCTATCGCTTCTGCTGGGCCTCGCGGGCATCGCGCTGTACATTTACAGCGAAGTGGCCGCTCGCCGCAATAAGCTCAAATACCAGTTCGAGGTCGTCTCGACGCCGATTTTCGTACTGAAGCTGGTCTTCGTATCCGCCATCATCGCGTACATCACTTGGATTCTCGCAGGGTACAACGGATTCTCTTGGACGGTCGTCATTATGCTGCTGGTCGTCGTCGTGTATCATTTCTTCACGACGAGAACGGTCATCGGACGTCACATTTACGCTGTCGGCAGCAATCCGGAAGCGGCGCATTTGAGCGGAATCAACGTTAAGAAAATCACCTACATCGTGTTCGGTTCGATGGGGATGCTCTCGGCGCTTTGCGGCATTTTGTTTACGTCGCGTCTGCAGTCGGCGACGACGACGGCGGGCACGCTGTTCGAGCTTGACGCCGTCGCGGCCGCGTACGTCGGCGGCGTCTCCTCCGCCGGGGGCGTGGGCAAAGTGACGGGCGCCATCATCGGTGCGATCGTCATGGCATCGCTCTCGAGCGGCATGAACCTCCTGGGCGTAGGCATTTCGTACCAGTATATGATTCGCGGCGGCGTGCTCGCGGCGGCGGTCATTTTCGACGTGATGACACGCAAGAAGAGAGGGTAA
- a CDS encoding sugar ABC transporter ATP-binding protein: MSEYILEMRNISKEFPGVKALSNVNFKVKKGEIHCLIGENGAGKSTLMKVLSGVYPYGTYEGDIVFEGEVQKFGKISDSVKTGIVIIYQELALFPDLTVYENIFAGNEVKRGGIVDWNQTIAKAGQMLQKVRLDVNPEMLVKDLGVGKQQLVEIAKALSKDVKLLILDEPTAALNEDDSENLLQLLRELKNQGITCIMISHKLKEVISIADSATVLRDGQTICTLDGSKGEITENTIIKNMVGREIEDIYPKRHDKRFGDTVLELRNWSAYDPKLGRQVAKNVSLRVRKGEIVGIAGLMGSGRTELALSIFGNPKDYKLQGELLLEGAPRKFAHTSDAIQAGIAYVTEDRKGNGLFLAQDIKSNITAAHLRGIASNGIINDNEEVKVANEYKNSMYIKAPSVEQLVGKLSGGNQQKVSLGKWLFVGPKLLILDEPTRGIDVGAKFEIYSIMNKLISEGMSIIMISSELPEVLGMSDRVYVMAEGEIKGELDIAEADQEKIMQLATQ; this comes from the coding sequence ATGAGCGAATACATTTTAGAAATGCGAAACATCTCCAAAGAATTCCCGGGGGTCAAGGCGCTCTCCAACGTCAATTTCAAAGTAAAAAAAGGCGAGATCCACTGCCTGATCGGCGAAAACGGAGCGGGAAAGTCGACGTTGATGAAAGTGCTCAGCGGCGTTTACCCTTACGGCACGTACGAAGGGGACATCGTGTTCGAGGGCGAAGTGCAGAAATTCGGCAAGATCTCCGACAGCGTCAAAACGGGCATCGTCATCATTTATCAAGAGCTGGCGCTCTTCCCGGACCTTACGGTATATGAAAATATTTTCGCAGGCAACGAAGTCAAGCGGGGCGGCATCGTCGATTGGAACCAAACGATCGCGAAAGCGGGACAAATGCTCCAAAAGGTGCGGCTCGACGTCAATCCGGAAATGCTAGTCAAAGATTTAGGCGTCGGCAAGCAGCAGCTCGTCGAAATCGCAAAGGCGCTCAGCAAGGACGTCAAACTGTTGATTCTCGACGAGCCGACGGCGGCGCTGAACGAGGACGACAGCGAGAACCTGCTCCAGCTGCTGCGAGAGTTGAAGAACCAGGGCATCACCTGCATCATGATTTCCCACAAGCTGAAAGAGGTCATCTCCATCGCGGACTCGGCGACGGTGCTTCGCGACGGGCAGACGATTTGCACGCTCGACGGTTCCAAGGGAGAAATTACGGAAAATACGATTATTAAAAACATGGTCGGCCGGGAGATCGAGGATATTTATCCGAAACGGCATGACAAGCGGTTCGGCGACACCGTCCTCGAGCTGCGGAATTGGTCCGCGTACGATCCGAAGCTGGGCCGGCAGGTGGCGAAGAACGTCAGCCTTCGCGTGCGCAAAGGCGAAATCGTAGGCATCGCCGGGCTGATGGGATCGGGCCGCACGGAGCTGGCGCTCAGCATCTTCGGCAACCCGAAGGACTACAAGCTGCAAGGCGAGCTGCTGCTGGAAGGCGCGCCGCGGAAATTCGCGCACACGAGCGACGCGATTCAGGCGGGCATCGCCTACGTGACGGAGGACCGGAAAGGCAACGGGCTGTTCCTCGCCCAAGACATTAAGAGCAACATCACCGCCGCGCATTTGCGGGGCATTGCTTCGAACGGGATTATCAACGACAACGAAGAAGTCAAAGTCGCTAACGAGTATAAGAATTCTATGTATATCAAAGCGCCTTCCGTAGAGCAGCTCGTAGGCAAGCTGAGCGGGGGCAACCAGCAGAAGGTGTCGCTGGGCAAGTGGCTGTTCGTCGGGCCGAAGCTGCTCATCTTGGACGAACCGACGCGCGGCATCGACGTCGGGGCTAAATTCGAAATCTATTCGATCATGAACAAGCTGATCAGCGAAGGCATGAGCATCATCATGATTTCGTCGGAGCTTCCCGAGGTGCTCGGGATGAGCGATCGCGTATACGTTATGGCCGAGGGCGAGATCAAAGGGGAACTGGATATCGCCGAAGCCGATCAAGAAAAAATTATGCAGTTAGCTACGCAATAG
- a CDS encoding sugar-binding protein, whose amino-acid sequence MKRFIKPIALMLVVLMVGVIAAACGNSGSGAKVSVGIVLPTKDEPRWVQDEQRFKDALSGTKYTTEILFSQGSSAKEKENVETLINKGIQVLIICPHDGAAAAAAVEAAKKEGITVIAYDRLITNTDAVDYYVTFDSLAVGAAQAQYLVDNAQGTGVPLYLYAGAASDNNAFLFFEGAWKVLQPKIADGTFKIANSSEAEALKGTAELTRDQLGAIIGQVTTNWDPNEAKNKAQTHLTAAPADMKGNVAILAPNDGTARSIADVFGTDSAVTSYLVTGQDAEKASIQYIIDGKQSMTVFKDVRTLVKDAMGMAVSILDGNTPETTGSYNNGTIDVKAKQTDVIVVDKNNVKAELIDSGYYEASEFTGL is encoded by the coding sequence ATGAAAAGATTCATCAAGCCGATTGCTCTGATGCTGGTCGTATTGATGGTTGGCGTAATCGCCGCAGCTTGCGGAAACAGCGGAAGCGGCGCCAAAGTGAGCGTCGGCATCGTGCTGCCGACGAAAGACGAGCCGAGATGGGTGCAGGACGAACAGCGGTTCAAAGACGCGTTGTCCGGCACGAAGTATACGACGGAAATTTTGTTCAGCCAAGGCTCCTCCGCGAAAGAGAAGGAGAACGTGGAGACGCTCATCAACAAGGGCATCCAAGTGCTGATCATCTGCCCGCACGACGGCGCGGCGGCGGCGGCGGCGGTCGAAGCGGCCAAGAAGGAAGGCATCACGGTCATCGCGTACGACCGTCTGATTACGAACACGGACGCGGTCGACTACTACGTCACGTTCGACAGCCTCGCGGTCGGCGCGGCGCAAGCGCAATACCTGGTCGACAACGCGCAAGGCACGGGCGTTCCGCTGTACCTGTACGCAGGCGCCGCGTCCGACAACAACGCGTTCCTGTTCTTCGAAGGCGCATGGAAAGTGCTCCAGCCGAAAATCGCGGACGGCACGTTCAAAATCGCAAACTCCAGCGAGGCGGAAGCTCTGAAAGGTACGGCTGAACTGACTCGCGACCAGCTGGGCGCCATCATCGGCCAAGTCACGACGAACTGGGATCCGAACGAAGCGAAAAACAAAGCGCAAACGCACTTGACGGCCGCGCCGGCCGACATGAAAGGCAATGTCGCGATTTTGGCGCCGAACGACGGCACGGCCCGCTCGATCGCCGACGTATTCGGGACGGACAGCGCCGTAACGAGCTACCTCGTCACGGGCCAAGACGCGGAGAAGGCATCCATCCAATATATTATCGACGGCAAGCAATCGATGACGGTATTCAAAGACGTGCGTACGCTGGTGAAGGACGCGATGGGCATGGCGGTATCGATCCTCGACGGCAACACGCCGGAAACGACGGGTTCGTACAACAACGGCACCATCGACGTGAAGGCGAAGCAAACCGACGTCATCGTCGTCGACAAGAACAACGTAAAAGCCGAACTGATCGACTCCGGCTACTACGAAGCAAGCGAGTTTACCGGACTGTAA